Proteins encoded in a region of the Micromonas commoda chromosome 10, complete sequence genome:
- a CDS encoding predicted protein has translation MSSRTPLNPLGLSGGGGTAGAMSGVDARSDPLAAAEGLLGKYSTARPATAMRPGTAMGARPGTAARARPGSARGGRPPVSPRAEVMTLDTSSVAEDSHNLDESAEISYGDGFDIDRSDADASRSVEAAMDDSDDAAFYDNDDGGGAEVTTFSDGAEGIVLDDDSLGDSVSIDFDASARSPSTPATRPKSAPRRDVDLSMSVDDDALGDASISVDADDFANRRPAPNRPASAKGRPRGAPPPPAVSLPPPAVSPWAGALSDGEDDGVDDDVDDDVEMVEESGFSFSPSPRSPAAAEAEDETEALHRQLAGNDPMTQLRAFERDEGLSPSANGGPSPRSPEATEAADETEALHRMLAGNDPVSSLRAQFSPPEETRRPTSPPRVMRRATDPEESAEEVADESAAALEVLDESAEEIATEPRTSVSRYSEHLADYSETFESPDASRVIEGADDASAPRDADGSKQDGSRRPELVRSGDLGDKARALLEDIRALRSGDLGAGGPASAKDAAELARLLREVQRATRRRMIGVSRRAAAASPPVNYFEPAKKDYLGAFANLRRQTTSISQTAEDGPPQPQRSYATTREEWSAYLAGEGGYPAEAPRPLGLDHDEKSFQEIWNASRLRTKSAASGAANDTSTEDTSTSRAIAAAIRAHGACGHLRARVASIQMRLRDRKRELERARPFG, from the coding sequence ATGTCTTCGCGCACGCCCCTCAATCCGCTAGGGTTGTCCGGGGGAGGGGGAACCGCCGGGGCCATGTCCGGCGTTGACGCGCGGTCggacccgctcgccgcggcggaggggctCCTCGGGAAGTACTCGACCGCAAGGCCGGCCACCGCGATGAGGCCCGGCACGGCGATGGGTGCGAGgccgggcacggcggcgcgcgcgaggcccgGCAGCGCGAGAGGTGGCCGCCCGCCCGTCtcaccccgcgccgaggtcatGACGCTGGACAcgagctccgtcgcggaggactCCCACAACCTCGACGAGTCCGCGGAGATCTCCtacggcgacggcttcgacaTTGACCGttccgacgcggacgcgtctcGGTCCGTGGaggccgcgatggacgacagcgacgacgccgccttctACGataacgacgacggcggcggcgcggaggtgacgacgttctcggacggcgccgagggcatcgtcctcgacgacgactcgctCGGGGACTCCGTCTCGATCGACTTTGACGCATCCGCGAgatcgccctcgacgccggcgacgcgacccaagagcgcgccgaggcgcgacgTGGACCTCTCCATgagcgtggacgacgacgcgctcggtgacgcgtccatcagcgtcgacgcggacgacttCGCGAACcggcggccggcgccgaacaggccggcgtccgccaagggacgcccgcgaggagcgccgccgccgccagccgtgtcactgccgccgccagctgtgtcgccgtGGGCCGGCGCGTTGAGCGACGGAGAGGACGATGGCGTGGatgacgacgtggacgatgacgtggaGATGGTCGAAGAGAGCGGCTTTTCGTtttcaccgtcgccgcggtcgccggcggcggcggaggcggaggacgagacCGAGGCGTTGCACCGACAGCTGGCGGGGAACGACCCAATGACGCagctccgcgcgttcgagcgcgacgaggggctctcgccctccgcgaacggcggcccGTCTCCGAGGTCccccgaggcgacggaggcggcggacgagacgGAGGCGTTGCACCGGATGCTCGCCGGAAACGATCCGGTGTCGTCGCTTCGCGCGCAGTTTTCGCCCCCGGAGGAGACGAGgaggccgacgtcgccgccccgcgtgatgcgccgcgcgaccgacCCGGAAgagtccgcggaggaggttgcggacgagtccgcggcggcgctcgaagTTTTGGACGAatccgccgaggagatcgccaCCGAGCCGAGGACGTCCGTCTCGAGGTATTCCGAGCATCTCGCGGATTACTCCGAGACGTTCGAGTCCCCGGACGCCAGTCGCGTGATCGAAGGGGCGGACGatgcctcggcgccgcgcgacgcggacgggtcgAAACAGGACGGATCGAGACGCCCGGAGCTCGTTCGCTcgggcgacctcggcgacaaagcgagggcgctgctcgaggatATCAGGGCGCTTCGCTCGGgtgacctcggcgccggcgggccgGCATccgcgaaggacgccgcggagctcgcgaggctgCTGCGGGAGGTGcaacgcgcgacgcgcaggcgAATGATCGGggtctcgcggcgcgcggcggcggcgtctccgccggTGAACTACTTTGAacccgcgaagaaggactACCTCGGCGCATTTGCGAACCTTCGGAGACAAACAACCTCGATCAGCCAAACGGCCGAGGACGGCCCGCCCCAGCCCCAGAGGTCgtacgcgacgacgcgcgaggagtggtccgcgtacctcgcgggcgagggcggataccccgcggaggcgccgcgcccgctcggGCTCGACCACGACGAAAAGTCGTTTCAGGAGATTtggaacgcgtcgcggctgAGGACgaagtcggcggcgagcggggcggcgaATGACACGTCCACGGAGGATACGTCCACGTCCcgggcgatcgccgcggcgattcGGGCGCACGGCGCGTGCGGGCACCTGCGGGCGAGGGTGGCGTCCATTCAGATGCGGCTGCGGGACAGgaagcgcgagctcgagaggGCGCGCCCGTTTGGATAG
- a CDS encoding predicted protein: MKTGDEADVTPKRDGGVVKKVTKDGEGTERPGKGAEVAVHYVGTLEDGTKFDSSVDRGEPIRFTLGVGQVIKGWDLGVASMRKGEKATLTIKPEYGYGDAGAGGVIPGGATLLFDVELVEWKSS, translated from the coding sequence ATGAAgacgggcgacgaggcggacgtgaCCCCTAAgagggacggcggcgtggtgaAGAAGGTGAccaaggacggcgagggcacGGAGCGGCCGGGCAAGGGTGCCGAGGTTGCCGTGCACTACGTCGGGACTCTCGAGGACGGGACAAAGTTCGACAGCAGCGTGGACAGGGGCGAGCCCATCCGGTTCACGCTCGGGGTCGGGCAGGTGATAAAGGGCTGGGACCTGGGCGTCGCGAGCATGCGGAAGGGGGAGAAGGCGACGCTGACGATCAAGCCGGAGTACGGGTacggggacgcgggcgcgggtggggtcatcccgggcggcgccaccctcctcttcgacgtcgagctgGTCGAGTGGAAGTCGAGCTAA
- a CDS encoding predicted protein: MTLGEWCDENGDYGDKLLEEWYDPDRTVEEVTRGAKYKALWRCSAGCTKDGKAFTWEARVSNRTSSNRAGCPGCAGRNGSPTDQNNLQQWCQDNSEYGRKLIEEWAEPDLAIKDVTPASHKKLMWRCSAGCTKDGKAFTWEAAVGNRTSSRRVGCPGCAGQSPTDQNNLLQWCQDNGEYGRKLIEEWAEPDLAMKDVTPSSGSTGMKMSWRCSAGCTEDGEPFTWEAMVHNRTSSKHPGCPGCSGRSPTDQNNLLQWCQDNGEYGRKLIEEWAEPDLAMKDVMPATNKKLSWRCTVGCTEDGETFSWEATVNNRTRPEREGCPGCSPYAPISLQKRLGKVPR; the protein is encoded by the coding sequence ATGACCCTCGGGGAATGGTgcgacgagaacggcgaTTACGGCGATAAGCTGCTGGAGGAGTGGTACGATCCTGATAGgacggtggaggaggtgacGAGAGGCGCTAAGTACAAGGCGCTgtggaggtgctcggcgggATGCACGAAGGACGGGAAGGCGTTCACGTGGGAGGCAAGGGTGAGCAATCGCACCAGTTCAAATCGTGCAGGGTGCCCTGGCTGTGCAGGTAGAAATGGATCGCCGACGGATCAAAACAACCTACAACAGTGGTGCCAGGACAACAGTGAATACGGGCGGAAGCTGATCGAGGAGTGGGCAGAGCCGGACTTGGCCATTAAGGACGTGACGCCCGCGTCACATAAGAAGTTGATgtggaggtgctcggcgggATGCACGAAGGACGGGAAGGCGTTCACGTGGGAGGCAGCGGTGGGCAATCGCACCAGTTCAAGACGTGTAGGGTGCCCGGGCTGTGCAGGTCAATCGCCGACGGATCAAAACAACCTACTGCAGTGGTGCCAGGACAACGGTGAATACGGCCGGAAGCTGATCGAGGAGTGGGCAGAGCCGGACTTGGCCATGAAGGACgtgacgccgtcgtcagGGTCAACAGGTATGAAGATGTCgtggaggtgctcggcgggATGCACGGAGGACGGGGAGCCGTTCACGTGGGAGGCAATGGTGCACAATCGCACCAGTTCAAAACATCCCGGGTGCCCGGGCTGTTCAGGTAGATCGCCGACGGATCAAAACAACCTACTGCAGTGGTGCCAGGACAACGGTGAATACGGACGGAAGCTGATCGAGGAGTGGGCGGAGCCGGACCTGGCCATGAAGGACGTCATGCCCGCGACAAACAAGAAGCTGTCGTGGAGGTGTACGGTGGGTTGCACGGAGGACGGGGAGACATTCTCGTGGGAGGCAACGGTGAACAATCGCACCCGTCCAGAACGTGAAGGGTGTCCGGGCTGCAGTCCTTACGCGCCGATAAGCCTGCAGAAACGCCTAGGAAAAGTACCACGATGA
- a CDS encoding predicted protein — translation MRSTPLLPLVLLLLLNLGRAISNHAVPSSLGGIDMSELEVEMSAGCDPSVAGCEVVEPLVSIELRALDPTTHAPPRPMGGTKATEADALADSFHVWLALPQDSFWVNLAPTESHRVIDSELGRTEVGKVMLDADLALKRTAATLLHPDHDVGAAFWDELYGWVGARPARLCHSFRQWIVPGVATMQITPRTVSGAGCDDGEDGSCCDGSCRDGSCRPGALHVLRAPLKVMQEASYASDGAFGFLAADASGAASAMCAGADEGARAKADELFERLVLPALEAEVNESPEYERLRSAYLWRVVGEAYLSGAVSDADVEGDADADAEERKRRVNAEVLADFARRVDRSAFARSASDGWSPSKVFELYVQSASRGEFHVTREVENATSGDVLRRTYFHGGIDWRAVPSCVRRWAGTGGLEERCVAGGVAGGVAGGGFASVSFVTGSSEVVLMRGRR, via the coding sequence atgCGTTCGACTCCGCTCCTTCCGCtcgtgctcctcctccttctcaaCCTCGGGCGGGCGATTAGCAATcacgcggtgccgtcgtcgttgggCGGCATCGACATGAGCGAGTTGGAGGTTGAGATGAGCGCGGGGTGCGACCCGAGCGTCGCCGGATGCGAAGTCGTGGAGCCCCTCGTGTCCatcgagctgcgcgcgctcgacccaACGACGcatgcaccgccgcggccgatggGGGGCACCAAGGcgaccgaggcggacgccctcgcggattCCTTCCACGTCTGGCTCGCGTTGCCCCAGGACTCGTTCTGGGTCAACCTCGCCCCGACCGAGAGCCACAGGGTGATCGACTCGGAGCTGGGCCGCACGGAGGTGGGCAAGGTgatgctcgacgcggacctgGCGCTGaagcgcaccgccgcgacgctgctCCACCCCgaccacgacgtcggcgccgcgttctgGGACGAGCTCTACGGATGGGTGGgcgcgagacccgcgcgttTGTGCCACTCGTTCAGGCAGTGGATCGtcccgggcgtcgcgacgatgcaGATCACCCCGCGCACTGTATCAGGCGCCGggtgcgacgacggcgaagacggtTCATGTTGCGACGGTTCATGTCGCGACGGTTCGTgtcgccccggcgcgctTCACGTGCTGCGAGCGCCGCTCAAGGTGATGCAGGAGGCTTCgtacgcgagcgacggggcgtTCGGctttctcgccgccgacgcgtccggcgcggcgagcgcgatgtgCGCTGgggcggacgagggcgcgcgtgccaaggcggacgagctgttcgagcgcctcgtgctgcccgcgctggaggcggaggtgaaCGAGTCGCCCGAGTACGAGCGGCTGAGGTCGGCGTACCTGTggcgggtcgtcggcgaggcgtaCCTCTCCGGCGCCGTGTCCGACGCTGACGTGGAAGGTGACGCGGatgccgacgcggaggagcgcaagAGGCGCGTCAACGCGGAGGTGCTGGCGGACTTCGCGCGGAGGGTGGACAGGTCTGCGTTCGCGCGGTCGGCGAGTGACGGTTGGTCGCCGTCTAAAGTTTTCGAGCTGTACGTGCAGAGCGCGTCGAGAGGGGAGTTTCACGTGACGCGCGAGGTGGAGAACGCGACGTCCGGGGACGTGCTGAGGCGGACCTACTTCCACGGCGGGATAGACTGGAGGGCGGTGCCGTCGTGCGTGCGGCGCTGGGCTGGGACGGGTGGGTTGGAGGAGcggtgcgtcgcggggggcgtcgcggggggcgtcgcgggaggcggGTTCGCGTCGGTCTCGTTCGTGACGGGGTCGAGCGAGGTGGTGTTGATGCGCGGGCGCCGATGA
- a CDS encoding predicted protein — MASLTTVARTAAPIRVASRASSEEKSARAAAIRSKGPVATPPAVVRMPPAARRGERLVANGRKGMLGQTLDGEEGGGKKRREAKKAEKFAQQQSMAASIDPAAAKRKDGWLAVGNVNTDFKEKNIKLLELANGQFLAVRWEETGQVFVVPCASTAYQYPMIDGELFFGPMGPAIRVPLDGTEYDLTTGAVIAWCPGGGNPVKAMLGALKKAADPVPLKSYPTVVESDGTIACTFTQTNAAGEGFANRTVTPDAQ; from the coding sequence ATGGCGTCGCTCAcgaccgtcgcgcgcaccgccgcgcccatccGCGTCGCTTCCCGCGCATCCTCCGAGGAGaagagcgcccgcgccgcggccatcaGATCGAAAGGCCCCGTCGCGaccccccccgccgtcgtccggatgccccccgccgcccgccgcggcgagcgcctcgtcgccaacGGCCGCAAGGGCATGCTCGGCCagaccctcgacggcgaggagggggGCGGCAAGAagaggcgcgaggcgaagaaggcggagaagTTCGCGCAGCAGCAGTCCATGGCCGCGTCaatcgaccccgccgcggcgaagcgcaaGGACGGTTGGCTCGCCGTCGGTAACGTCAACACCGACTTCAAGGAGAAGAACATCAAGCTCCTGGAGCTCGCCAACGGCCAGTTCCTCGCGGTGCGATGGGAGGAGACCGGGCAGGTGTTCGTCGTCCcgtgcgcgtccacggcgtacCAGTACCCGAtgatcgacggcgagctcttCTTCGGACCGATGGGTCCCGCCATCCGAGTccccctcgacggcaccgagTACGACCTGaccaccggcgcggtgatCGCGTGGTGCCCCGGCGGGGGTAATCCCGTCAAGGCGATGCTGGGCGCGCTGAAGAAGGCGGCTGATCCCGTTCCGCTCAAGTCGTACCCCACGGTGGTGGAGTCGGATGGAACAATCGCGTGCACGTTTACCCAGAcaaacgcggcgggcgaggggtTCGCGAACCGGACCGTCACGCCTGACGCGCAGTGA
- a CDS encoding PAF1 complex protein (Putatiave homolog of Saccharomyces cerevisiae LEO1, a RNA polymerase II-associated Paf1p complex protein), producing the protein MGDDALIKNVFGSDSDSDDDAAAAAPPAAAPTEDAGAAKGDDAEGEVHADADPIPDADDAERDGADPDRPPGFKSSLEENLSDEEQEDDDKEEEKFGPPLEINVNLYDPLPPTTTAKLVRLTNVVGVETEPFDPETYQPQEDTFVDNEGKTRISTPFTNIIRWRKVIDPETGEEKVQSNARMVKWSDGSWQLLIGDEAFNVTETDLGDRNEYLFARHPGAGLIQGQKRISSKLAFTPANLDSATHRRLTRAIDTRHVKTKQTQKFIAVTDPEREKAAADAEAERVMKEQDAAKKRQTLAMGGGGRRGTGAGVGRGYTEDYYAKYADEEDALDGDFLEASDADESDGGEAEAVAERVAEKRKAGEPGGFEDEAGMSSDDGVGEKAAAVKRKRGRVTIESDSD; encoded by the exons ATGGGtgacgacgcgctcatcaAGAACGTCTTCGGATCGGACTCGGAttccgatgacgacgccgccgccgccgcgccgcccgccgcggccccgacggaggacgcgggcgccgcgaagggcgatGATGCCGAAGGGGAGgtgcacgccgacgcggaccccatcccggacgccgacgacgcggagagggacGGGGCGGACCCCGACCGCCCCCCGGGCTTTAAGAGCTCCCTCGAGGAGAACctgagcgacgaggagcaggaggacgacgataaggaggaggagaagttCG GCCCGCCCCTGGAGATTAATGTGAACCTCTACGACCCGTTGCCGCCGACCACGACCGCCAAGCTCGTCCGCCTGAccaacgtcgtcggcgtcgagaccGAACCCTTCGATCCGGAGACGTACCAGCCCCAGGAGGACACGTTCGTGGACAACGAGGGCAAGACGCGCATCTCCACGCCCTTCACCAACATCATCCGCTGGCGCAAGGTCATCGACCCGGAGACCGGCGAGGAGAAGGTGCAGAGCAACGCGCGGATGGTGAAATGGTCCGACGGCAGCTGGCAGCTGCtcatcggcgacgaggctTTCAACGTCACCGAGACGGACCTCGGCGATCGCAACGAGTACCTCTTCGCGCGgcacccgggcgcgggcttgaTCCAGGGGCAGAAGAGGATATCGTCCAAGCTGGCGTTCACCCCAGCCAACCTGGACTCCGCCACGCACCGACGGCTGACGCGCGCCATCGACACCAGACACGTCAAGACGAAGCAAACCCAAAAGTTCATCGCGGTGACGGATCCGGAGCGCGAGAAAGCCGCCGcagacgccgaggcggagcgcgtgaTGAAGGAgcaggacgcggcgaagaagcggCAGACGTtggcgatgggcggcggcggcagaaGAGGTACAGGCGCGGGTGTAGGCCGGGGGTACACCGAGGATTACTACGCCAAgtacgcggacgaggaggacgcgttgGATGGGGACTTTTTGGAAGCATCCGATGCTGACGAAtctgacggcggcgaagccgaggctgtcgccgaGCGGGTGGCTGAGAAGCGCAAGGCGGGCGAGCCGGGCGggttcgaggacgaggcggggaTGTCttcggacgacggcgtcggggagaaggcggcggcggtgaagaggAAGAGGGGGCGAGTCACCATAGAGTCGGACAGCGACTAG
- a CDS encoding predicted protein, with product MFAPCVLPVVARGAYVAPLRAGSSRRRPRPARSVRSRATVPVRSASSSAESDFDDLSDVTRDVLAFHAAERNGNGDRGRGGERTVPLESWAARYGWTVDAAERVLWQADVPLKSSIGAGDANPIGKNVRIVDAKSAYVGVWLAFVEADHVVSALLARERGDPNSTAVKGGGSMTKKQALDAASAQLATRHAASQPEGGGCIQRRSTVAAWGDVIRALRRRYRKGGDDACPYALLTKKVKTRRVYRAVRAGGAGSSSADLAGWEIVLGALEPDVHTHASHPFAVEDARERERGGFGVRAGIGASSVYTNDGGTAGAGSTDVANNIAARRAARAASWKRRVNATYELDRCDNPWADDDEGGACGRADEARRLAEAAEKRRRSRLGSW from the coding sequence ATGTTCGCGCCATGCGTGttgcccgtcgtcgcgcgcggagcgtacgtcgcgccgctccgcgccggatcgtcgcggcggcggcctcggcccGCCCGTTCcgtccgctcgcgcgcgacggtaCCCGTCCgatccgcgtcctcgtcagCAGAGTCCGACTTCGACGACCTGAGCGACGTGAcccgcgacgtgctcgcgttccacgccgccgaacgcAACGGCAacggcgatcgcggccgcgggggcgaacgcACGGTCCCGCTCGAGTCGTGGGCGGCTCGATACGGCTGgaccgtcgacgccgccgagcgcgtgtTGTGGCAGGCTGACGTTCCGCTGAAGAGCagcatcggcgccggcgacgccaaccCGATCGGCAAAAACGTTcgcatcgtcgacgccaagaGCGCGTACGTCGGCGTGTggctcgcgttcgtcgaggcggaccaCGTCGTGTCGGCGCTGCTGGCGCGGGAGCGAGGGGACCCGAACAGCACCGCCGTGAAGGGAGGCGGATCGATGACGAAGAAacaggcgctcgacgccgcgtctgcacagctggcgacgagacacgcggcgtcgcaacCGGAGGGGGGCGGATGCATCCAGAGACgatccaccgtcgccgcgtggggCGACGTGAtccgcgcgctgcgacgAAGGTACCGGAAAGGaggggacgacgcgtgccCGTACGCGTTGCTCACCAAGAAGGTCAAGACCAGGCGAGTGTACCGCGCGGTtcgagccggcggcgccggttcgtcctccgcggacctcgccggaTGGGAGAttgtcctcggcgccctcgagccGGACGTCCATACACACGCGTCTCACCCGTTCGCggtggaggacgcgagggaaCGCGAGCGGGGTGGGttcggcgtgcgcgccggcATCGGCGCCTCGAGCGTGTATACGAACGACGGAGGCACGGCcggcgcgggatcgacggacgtcgccaacaacatcgccgcgaggcgagcggcgagggcggcgtcgtggaagCGCCGCGTCAACGCCACGTACGAGCTGGACCGGTGCGATAACCCGTGggcggacgatgacgagggcggcgcgtgcgggagggcggacgaggcgaggaggctggcggaggctgcggagaagCGGCGGAGGTCGCGGCTCGGCTCGTGGTGA
- a CDS encoding predicted protein: TGEWSAVYLWRNGIRDKVNCAAFPATMNALCSLDNAAFRNVSYEGLEEPGCAFASAYLSKLTPGTLVTPHCGPCNARLRVHLALRIPKDDSRVVRWEEGRCVLFDDSFVHSADKKRRDADRIVLVLDLWHPALGPGDRNAVRALYPGG, translated from the exons ACCGGCGAGTGGAGCGCGGTGTACCTCTGGCGCAACGGCATCAGGGACAAGGTAAACTGCGCGGCGttcccggcgacgatgaacgCGCTGTGCTCTTTGGACAACGCCGCTTTTAGAAACGTGTCCTACGAGGGCTTAGAGGAACCGGGatgcgcgttcgcgtcggcgtaccTGAGCAAGCTCACGCCCGGGACGCTCGTCACGCCGCACTGCGGGCCGTGCAACGCGCGCTTGCGCGTgcacctcgcgctccgcaTACCGAAGGATGattc GCGCGTCGTTCGGTGGGAGGAGGGGCGCTGCGTGCTCTTCGACGACAGCTTCGTGCACAGCGCGGA TAAGAAACGGAGAGACGCGGACCGGATAGTCCTCGTGTTGGACCTGTGGCATCCGGCGTTGGGGCCCGGGGACAGGAACGCGGTGCGGGCGCTGTATCCGGGGGGG
- a CDS encoding predicted protein, producing EGLPGLTRSRNEADHAVITPESRVWCGLPGWDPTCSGAYLASPQMNGALFTMCLVKMPDGARAGPALPGVERFVMVVEGGIATTLGEHIRLSAVKSGDDVHGEYLYMPPDMASVVSIKAEGATTILMFEQVYRPSPYKKDEKPDREFGFIDDKPTLDPGAPEVFTLRKLLPLEERFDFNIHVMDFEPGQFLHCNEMHYNQHGMLMLEGRGIYRLGQGDGRWYHLRAGDAVYMAPYCPQWYAALEPGRTRYILYKDTYRDPL from the coding sequence GAGGGGCTCCCGGGTCTGACGCGGAGCAGAAACGAGGCGGACCACGCGGTCATCACTCCCGAGTCGCGCGTGTGGTGCGGACTGCCGGGATGGGATCCGACGTGCTCGGGCGCGtacctcgcctcgccgcagATGAACGGAGCGCTGTTCACGATGTGCCTCGTCAAGATGCccgacggagcgcgcgcgggacccgcgctCCCGGGGGTGGAGCGTTTCGTCATGGTCGTGGAGGGAggcatcgcgacgacgcttGGCGAGCACATTCGTCTCAGCGCCGTCAAatcgggcgacgacgtgcatGGCGAGTACCTATATATGCCACCTGACATGGCGAGCGTCGTGTCCATCAAAGCCgagggggcgacgacgatacTGATGTTCGAGCAGGTGtaccgcccgtcgccgtacaAGAAGGACGAGAAACCAGATCGAGAGTTTGGGTTCATCGACGACAAGCCCACGCTGGACCCGGGCGCCCCCGAGGTGTTCACCCTGCGCAAGCTTCTTCCCCTGGAGGAGCGGTTCGACTTCAACATCCACGTCATGGACTTCGAGCCCGGCCAGTTTCTCCACTGCAACGAGATGCACTACAACCAGCACGGGATGTTGATGCTCGAGGGACGGGGTATATACCGGCTCGGTCAGGGCGACGGTCGCTGGTACCACTtgcgcgcgggtgacgccgtGTACATGGCGCCGTACTGTCCGCAGTGgtacgccgccctcgagccgGGCAGGACCAGGTATATCCTGTACAAGGACACCTACAGGGACCCGTTG
- a CDS encoding predicted protein — protein sequence MFGLGQLRSPTWHVPIPFLTGEDRPDAALWREHLANRHRMGRELRARGVRDVPWSSFDRALGVAMTCFTFGLWIVSGAGTIAMFALGGAWTRAIVAAYAIASLFSARQFSQRVYDYCAALEVGERNGWGLIVKGDVDCARTAHIFCSHPHGLFCAGVSLNLILSRRGLDAVRARSIRLFVHSLLASVFPVVKDWLRTLGFQPCTAAHMRRALDAGLNAAIVPGGVKEVVWTGRVDRERLYLKNVFGFCKLALQTGAPLVPVYTFGESLSVGPDWLPFFESRRRLSYLIDAPIRYMSLTQRWLLPFPNGRLVTVVGAPLAVGERTENPTRKQVGELHARYCAALLELIESTKEEAGYGSQVTELV from the coding sequence ATGTTTGGCCTCGGGCAGCTGCGCTCTCCGACGTGGCACGTCCCGATCCCGTTCCTGACCGGCGAGgaccgccccgacgcggcgctgtggAGAGAGCACCTCGCCAATCGCCACCGCATGGGGAGGGAGCTTCGCGCTCGGGGCGTTCGGGACGTGCCTTGGTCCTCCTTCGACAGGGCGCTCGGAGTGGCGATGACGTGCTTCACGTTCGGGTTGTGGATCGTGTCGGGAGCTGGGACGATCGCGATGTTCGCGCTGGgaggcgcgtggacgcgcgcgatcgtcgcggcaTACGCCATTGCGTCGCTCTTCTCCGCCCGACAGTTCAGCCAGCGCGTGTACGACTactgcgccgcgctggaggttGGCGAGCGCAACGGATGGGGCCTGATCGTCAAGGGCGACGTGGACTGCGCCCGCACGGCGCACATCTTCTGCTCGCACCCGCACGGGCTGTTCTGCGCGGGGGTGTCGCTCAACCTGATACTGTCCAGAAGAggtctcgacgccgtgcgcgcgcggagcatACGGCTGTTCGTGCACTCGCTGCTGGCGTCGGTGTTTCCGGTGGTGAAGGACTGGCTGAGAACGCTGGGGTTCCAGCCGTGCACGGCGGCGCAcatgcgacgcgcgctggacgccgggctcaacgccgcgatcgtcccggGCGGAGTCAAGGAGGTGGTGTGGACCGGCAGGGTGGACCGAGAGCGGCTGTACCTCAAAAACGTGTTTGGCTTTTGCAAGCTCGCGCTGCAGACCGGGGCGCCGCTCGTGCCCGTGTACACGTTCGGGGAATCGCTCAGCGTCGGTCCGGACTGGCTGCCGTTTTTCGAGTCGAGGCGAAGGCTGAGCTACCTGATCGACGCGCCGATACGGTATATGAGCCTGACGCAGCGATGGCTCCTGCCTTTTCCAAACGGTCGGCTGGTGACGGTCGTCGGGGCGCCTCTGGCGGTCGGGGAACGGACGGAGAATCCCACGCGTAAGCAGGTCGGGGAGCTGCACGCGCGGTactgcgccgcgctgctggagCTGATCGAGTCcacgaaggaggaggctgggTACGGGAGTCAGGTCACGGAGCTCGTCTAA